The following DNA comes from Streptomyces pristinaespiralis.
TCCGTGACCGCCCCCCCCCGAAGGCCGCGCCCGCGCCCCGCCCAGGCGTCAGGCGTCGCCCGCGCTCGCGCGGAACGTGCTTCGGTAGACCGTCGGCGGGACGCCGAGCGCCGCCTGCAGATGCTGGCGCATCGACTGGGCCGTGCCGAAGCCCGCGTCCCGTGCCACCTGGTCCACGGACAGGTCCGTGGACTCCAGCAGGTGCCGGGCCCGTTCGACCCGTTGCTGGGTGAGCCACTGTCCCGGGCTGATGCCGACCTCCTCCCGGAAGCGGCGGGTGAAGGTCCGCACGGACATCGACTCCTGGTCGGCCAGGTCCCGTAGCCGCAGCGGCTCGTGCAGCCGGCCGAGCGCCCAGGCACGCGCGGCCGTGGTCGTCGCCAACTGCGGTTCGGGGACGGGCCGGTGGATGTACTGGGCCTGACCGCCGTCGCGGTGCGGCGGTACGACGGTCCTGCGCGCCACCTCGTTGGCGACGGCGGCGCCGTGGTCGCGGCGCACGATGTGCAGGCAGAGGTCGAGGCCGGCCGCGACCCCCGCCGACGTGAGCACATCGCCGTCGTCGATGAACAGGACGTCCGCGTCGACCTTGACGGACGGGAACATCCGCTGGAAGTGCTCGGCCGCCGACCAGTGCGTCGTGGCGGGGCGGCCGTCGAGATAGCCGGCGGCGGCGAGCACGTATCCGCCGGTGCAGATGGACACCATGCGGGTGCCGGGCCGGATGTGCGCCAGGGCGGCGGCCAGGTCGTCGGGGAGCCGGCCCTCGTCGTAGACGGGCCCCAGCTCGTACGGCGCGGGGACGACGACCGTGTCCGCGGTGGCCAGTGCCTTCGGCCCGTGCTCGACCTGCACGGCGAAGTCGGCGTCGGTCATGACCGGTCCCGGCCTGATGCCGCAGGTGAGGATCTCGTAGAGGGCGTTGCCGGCGGCGTCCTTGGCGCGGCCGAAGATCCGGTGCGGGATGCCGAGCTCGAAGGGGAGCAGCCCGTGCAGCGCGAGGACCACGATCCGGTGCCTTCTCGCAGCAGTCATGGCCCGATCCTATCGAATGCTGTCCTTTGGGCCACTCGTTGTGAGCGGGTCAGAACCGGAAGCTGAGTGACGTGACCCAGACAACCGCGCCCAGCACCGGCTCCCAGCAGCCTCTTCGCCGCCCGCCCCGTATCCACCGCGCCTGGTTCGTCGCGGCCGTCACCTTCGTGACGATCATCGGCGCGGCGGCCTTCGCGTCCCTGCCCGGTCTCCTGATCGAACCGCTGCACTCGGACTTCGGCTGGTCGCGCGGCACGATCGGCTTCGCCGTCTCGGTGAACCTGGCTCTGTACGGGCTGACCGCGCCGTTCGCCGCCGCCCTGATGGACCGGTTCGGCATCCGCCGGGTCGTCGCCGTCGCGCTGACCGTGATCGCGATCGGGTCGGCGCTGACGGTGACGATGACCGCGGCCTGGCAACTGGTCCTGTACTGGGGCGTCCTCGTCGGCCTCGGCTCCGGTTCCATGGCGCTCGCGTTCGCCGCGACGGTCACCAACCGGTGGTTCGTGCAGCGCCGCGGCCTGGTCACCGGCATCCTCACCGCCGCGGGCGCGTCCGGGCAGCTCGTCTTCCTGCCGCTGCTGTCCTGGCTGGTGGAGAACCACGGCTGGGAGCCCGCCTCGATCACCGTCGCGCTCTCCGCGCTGGCCGTCGTCCCCTTCGTCTGGCTTCTGCTGCGTGACCACCCGGCCGACGTGGGCCTCGCCGCGTACGGGGCCGAGGGCTTCACGCCCAAGCCGGAGCCGGTGCCCGGCGCGGCGCGCAGGGCACTCGCCGTCCTCTTCCGCGCCGCCCGGACCGGGCCGTTCTGGCTGCTGGCCGGCACCTTCGCGATCTGCGGGGCCTCGACGAACGGCCTGGTCAAGACGCACTTCGTGCCGGCGGCGCACGACCACGGAATGCCGATCACGGCCGCCGCGTCGCTGCTCGCCGTGATCGGGGTCTTCGACGTCGTCGGCACGATCGCGTCCGGCTGGTTCACCGACCGCTTCGACGCGCGCCGTCTCCTCGCCGTGTACTACGCGCTGCGCGGCGTCTCGCTGCTGTTCCTGCCGTTGCTGCTCGGGCCGTCCGTCCAGCCGCCGATGATCTTCTTCATCGTCTTCTACGGACTCGACTGGGTCGCCACCGTCCCGCCGACGATCGCCCTGTGCCGCGAGCACTACGGCGACGACAGCGCGATCGTCTTCGGCTGGGTACTGGCCTCCCATCAGGTCGGCGCGGCCGTCGTCGCCTTCGCGGGCGGCGTCGCCCGCGACGTGTTCGGCGAGTACGACGTGGTCTGGTACGCCTCCGGCGCCCTGTGCGCGGCAGCGGCCCTGATGGCCCTGGTCATCCGCCGCAAGCCGCTCCCGAAGGTCCCGGTCGCCACGGTCTAGCGGCGGCGGATCTCGACCATGAAGCAGCCGAACTCCACGGCGCGTACGTGCACCAGGGCCACCGCCGGGTCGGCGAAGACGTCCCGCAGGACGCCGTCGACCTCGGCGGCGCGCTCGTGGGGGAGCTCGACCAGCGTGCCGCCGAGGATGCGCCCGCCGGTGTCGTAGGCGCGCAGCACCCTTCGCGCGCCGTGGAGTGCGACCGGGTAGCCGGGCCCGGACGTCTGCCCGGCGCACTCCTGCGCGTGGACGAAGACGGGCCCGCGCTCGTCGTAGGGCCCCGGCTCGGCGCCGGTCGCGGCGGCCCAGCGGCGCAGCGGCGCGTACGAGACGAGAACGATGCGCTCGCCGGCCTCGCTGTGCCGCAGGCAGCAGCGCAGCGGGGCGCCGCCCTCCGCGTCGACGGCGGGCCGCGGGACGAGCCCCGCGTCGTCGTGTTCGCGCAGCTGCTTCAGCACGGCGGGCGCGATGGCGAGGGTTTCGTAGGTCGTCGTGGTCATGCGACCAGCATCGGAGGCGGGACCGGCACGTGCCGGCGGCTATCGGACGTCGAACCGCCCGAACCGCCCGCGGTGGAACAGCAGCGGCGCACCGTCCTCCTCCGCGTCCAGCGCCGCCACCCGGCCGACCACGAGGAGGTGGTCGCCGCCGGTGTGCACGGCCTGGACGGTGCAGTCGATCCAGGCGGGCGCACCGTTCAGCAGCGGCGCTCCGGTGACGGGCGCCGGCCGGTACGCGACCCCGGCGAACTTGTCGCCCCCGCTCACGGCGAAGCCCCGGCAGAGCGCGCCCTGCTCCTCGCCGAGGATGTTGACGCAGAAGCCGCCGGCGCGGGCGATCCGCGGCCAGGTCGTGGACCTGCGCCCCACCATGAAGACGACGAGCGGCGGATCGAGCGACAGCGACGCGAACGACTGGCAGGCGAAACCCGCGGGCCCGTCCTCGCCGACCGCCGTCACGACGGTCACCCCGCTGGCGAAGTGCCCGAGCACCCGCCGGAACTCGTCCCTCCCGACGGGCACCCGCTCGTCCTCCCCGACCGCGCGCAACGTGGGCGCGGGCAACGCCTCGTACGGTCCGGCGGTGGGCGCACCGGCGGAGCGGAGGTAGCGAACGGCGGTGGCGGCCATGGCGGCGTGTCCCATCACACCTCCATTGAACCTGACGGTTCGTCAGAAAAGAACCCCCGGGACTCGCTGAGGGAGTGGCTACCGCCCCTCGAAACGCGCCTCCCGGCGTTCCACGAAACTCGCCACGCCCTCCTGGGCGTCCCGCGTCGCCATGTTCAGTTCCTGCGCCGTGGCCTCCGCCGCGAAGGATGCCGCGCGGTCCGCGTCCAGGGACGTGTTCACCAGGTGTTTGGTGAGGGCGAGCGCCCGGGTCGGGCCACCGGCGAGGCGGGCGGACCACTCGCGGGCCGTCTTCCCGAGGGCGTCCGCCGGGACGACCCGGTTGACGAGTCCCAGGCGCTCCGCGTCCACCGCGGAGAGGGCGTCGCCGAAGAACATCAGCTCCTTCGCGCGCCGCGGGCCGATCAGCCGGGGCAGCAGGTACGCCCCGCCGCCGTCCGGCACGAGGCCACGCCGTACGAACACCTCGATGAAGCGCGCGCCTTCCGCCGCGAGGACCAGGTCGCAGGCGAACGCCAGATGCGCGCCGATGCCGGCCGCCGTGCCGTTGACCGCCGCGATCACCGGCTTCTCGCAGTCCAGCACCGCACCGATCAGCCGCTGCGCGCCGAGCCGGATCGTACGGGCGACGTCGCCGGGCGCCGGAGCGCCGGCGGGAGTGCCGCGCAGGTCCGCCCCCGCGCAGAAGCCGCGCCCGGTCGCGGTGACCACGACGGCGCGGACCGCCGGGTTTGAGGAGGCCGCGCCGAGCAGGTCGATGACGCGTTCCCGCTGCTCGCGCGTCAGCGCGTTCATCACCTCCGGGCGGTTGAGCGTGATCCAGGAGACGGACCCTTCGACCTCGTGCAGGACGTCCGGGCTCACCGGCACACCGCCAGCGCGTCCAGCGCCACCGCGCCCTGCCCGCGCGGCAGCACCATCAGCGGGTTGACGTCCAGTTCCGCGAGCTGGCCGCCCAGTTCGAGCGCCA
Coding sequences within:
- a CDS encoding MFS transporter; protein product: MSDVTQTTAPSTGSQQPLRRPPRIHRAWFVAAVTFVTIIGAAAFASLPGLLIEPLHSDFGWSRGTIGFAVSVNLALYGLTAPFAAALMDRFGIRRVVAVALTVIAIGSALTVTMTAAWQLVLYWGVLVGLGSGSMALAFAATVTNRWFVQRRGLVTGILTAAGASGQLVFLPLLSWLVENHGWEPASITVALSALAVVPFVWLLLRDHPADVGLAAYGAEGFTPKPEPVPGAARRALAVLFRAARTGPFWLLAGTFAICGASTNGLVKTHFVPAAHDHGMPITAAASLLAVIGVFDVVGTIASGWFTDRFDARRLLAVYYALRGVSLLFLPLLLGPSVQPPMIFFIVFYGLDWVATVPPTIALCREHYGDDSAIVFGWVLASHQVGAAVVAFAGGVARDVFGEYDVVWYASGALCAAAALMALVIRRKPLPKVPVATV
- a CDS encoding enoyl-CoA hydratase/isomerase family protein; translation: MPVSPDVLHEVEGSVSWITLNRPEVMNALTREQRERVIDLLGAASSNPAVRAVVVTATGRGFCAGADLRGTPAGAPAPGDVARTIRLGAQRLIGAVLDCEKPVIAAVNGTAAGIGAHLAFACDLVLAAEGARFIEVFVRRGLVPDGGGAYLLPRLIGPRRAKELMFFGDALSAVDAERLGLVNRVVPADALGKTAREWSARLAGGPTRALALTKHLVNTSLDADRAASFAAEATAQELNMATRDAQEGVASFVERREARFEGR
- a CDS encoding GlxA family transcriptional regulator produces the protein MTAARRHRIVVLALHGLLPFELGIPHRIFGRAKDAAGNALYEILTCGIRPGPVMTDADFAVQVEHGPKALATADTVVVPAPYELGPVYDEGRLPDDLAAALAHIRPGTRMVSICTGGYVLAAAGYLDGRPATTHWSAAEHFQRMFPSVKVDADVLFIDDGDVLTSAGVAAGLDLCLHIVRRDHGAAVANEVARRTVVPPHRDGGQAQYIHRPVPEPQLATTTAARAWALGRLHEPLRLRDLADQESMSVRTFTRRFREEVGISPGQWLTQQRVERARHLLESTDLSVDQVARDAGFGTAQSMRQHLQAALGVPPTVYRSTFRASAGDA
- a CDS encoding DUF1203 domain-containing protein, producing MTTTTYETLAIAPAVLKQLREHDDAGLVPRPAVDAEGGAPLRCCLRHSEAGERIVLVSYAPLRRWAAATGAEPGPYDERGPVFVHAQECAGQTSGPGYPVALHGARRVLRAYDTGGRILGGTLVELPHERAAEVDGVLRDVFADPAVALVHVRAVEFGCFMVEIRRR
- a CDS encoding flavin reductase family protein → MAATAVRYLRSAGAPTAGPYEALPAPTLRAVGEDERVPVGRDEFRRVLGHFASGVTVVTAVGEDGPAGFACQSFASLSLDPPLVVFMVGRRSTTWPRIARAGGFCVNILGEEQGALCRGFAVSGGDKFAGVAYRPAPVTGAPLLNGAPAWIDCTVQAVHTGGDHLLVVGRVAALDAEEDGAPLLFHRGRFGRFDVR